The proteins below come from a single Balaenoptera acutorostrata chromosome 2, mBalAcu1.1, whole genome shotgun sequence genomic window:
- the TNPO2 gene encoding transportin-2 isoform X4, with protein sequence MRIRRVPSPPRMARFHIPPPALPSPRLRGRGWRSWRGPRTWAGVDRRPPPVRQGRSRPATAATTSAGAQPGTHTEPLGSSADPGPYPRSSPCAMDWQPDEQGLQQVLQLLKDSQSPNTATQRIVQDKLKQLNQFPDFNNYLIFVLTRLKSEDEPTRSLSGLILKNNVKAHYQSFPPPVADFIKQECLNNIGDASSLIRATIGILITTIASKGELQMWPELLPQLCNLLNSEDYNTCEGAFGALQKICEDSSELLDSDALNRPLNIMIPKFLQFFKHCSPKIRSHAIACVNQFIMDRAQALMDNIDTFIEHLFALAVDDDPEVRKNVCRALVMLLEVRIDRLIPHMHSIIQYMLQRTQDHDENVALEACEFWLTLAEQPICKEVLASHLVQLIPILVNGMKYSEIDIILLKGDVEEDEAVPDSEQDIKPRFHKSRTVTLPHEAERPDGSEDAEDDDDDDALSDWNLRKCSAAALDVLANVFREELLPHLLPLLKGLLFHPEWVVKESGILVLGAIAEGCMQGMVPYLPELIPHLIQCLSDKKALVRSIACWTLSRYAHWVVSQPPDMHLKPLMTELLKRILDGNKRVQEAACSAFATLEEEACTELVPYLSYILDTLVFAFGKYQHKNLLILYDAIGTLADSVGHHLNQPEYIQKLMPPLIQKWNELKDEDKDLFPLLECLSSVATALQSGFLPYCEPVYQRCVTLVQKTLAQAMMYTQHPEQYEAPDKDFMIVALDLLSGLAEGLGGHVEQLVARSNIMTLLFQCMQDSMPEVRQSSFALLGDLTKACFIHVKPCIAEFMPILGTNLNPEFISVCNNATWAIGEICMQMGAEMQPYVQMVLNNLVEIINRPNTPKTLLENTAITIGRLGYVCPQEVAPMLQQFIRPWCTSLRNIRDNEEKDSAFRGICMMIGVNPGGVVQDFIFFCDAVASWVSPKDDLRDMFYKILHGFKDQVGEENWQQFSEQFPPLLKERLAAFYGVSVCVVVRGVAGERAASRSRRALVEGG encoded by the exons ATGAGGATCCGCCGGGTCCCGTCGCCACCTCGCATGGCCCGCTTCCACATACCCCCGCCCGCGCTCCCGAGCCCGCGACTGCGCGGCCGTGGATGGCGCAGCTGGCGGGGACCCCGCACTTGGGCGGGCGTGGATCGGCGGCCTCCCCCTGTCCGCCAAGGACGCTCCCGCCCTGCTACTGCCGCCACCACCTCTGCGGGGGCTCAGCCTGGGACTCACACGGAGCCCCTGGGATCCAGCGCTGATCCTGGCCCCTACCCCCGCAGTTCACCTTGCGCCATGGACTGGCAGCCAGACGAGCAGGGCCTGCAGCAGGTCCTGCAGCTGCTCAAAGACTCGCAGTCGCCCAACACAGCCACGCAGCGCATCGTGCAGGAt AAACTCAAACAACTGAACCAGTTTCCCGACTTCAACAACTACCTGATATTCGTCCTGACCAGACTCAAGTCGGAAG ATGAGCCAACTCGCTCTCTCAGTGGCCTGATCCTCAAGAACAACGTGAAGGCACACTACCAGAGCTTTCCACCACCTGTGGCCGACTTCATCAAACAGGAATGTCTCAACAACATCGGTGATGCCTCCTCGCTCATCCGGGCCACCATAG GCATTCTCATCACCACCATCGCTTCCAAGGGCGAGCTGCAGATGTGGCCCGAGCTGCTGCCCCAGCTGTGCAACCTACTCAACTCGGAGGATTACAACACTTGTGAG GGAGCCTTCGGAGCCCTGCAGAAGATCTGCGAAGACTCATCCGAACTTCTGGACAGCGATGCCCTCAACAGGCCCCTCAACATCATGATTCCCAAGTTCCTACAGTTCTTCAAGCACTGCAGCCCCAAGATCCG GTCCCATGCCATCGCCTGTGTGAATCAGTTTATCATGGACCGGGCCCAGGCACTGATGGACAACATCGACACCTTCATCGAG CATCTGTTCGCCCTGGCTGTGGATGATGACCCTGAGGTGCGGAAGAACGTGTGCCGTGCACTGGTGATGCTGCTGGAAGTGCGCATCGACAGGCTCATCCCCCACATGCACAGCATTATCCAG tACATGCTGCAGAGGACCCAGGACCACGATGAGAACGTGGCCCTTGAGGCCTGCGAGTTCTGGCTGACACTGGCCGAGCAGCCCATCTGCAAGGAAGTCCTGGCCTCCCACCTGGTCCA GTTGATCCCTATCCTGGTAAACGGGATGAAGTACTCAGAAATCGACATCATCCTGCTCAAG GGGGATGTGGAGGAGGATGAGGCCGTCCCCGACAGCGAGCAGGATATCAAGCCACGTTTCCATAAGTCACGCACGGTGACGCTGCCCCATGAGGCTGAGCGGCCTGATGGCTCTGAGGATGCAGaggatgatgatgacgatgatgctTTGTCCGACTGGAATCTGA ggAAGTGCTCGGCGGCTGCACTGGACGTCCTGGCTAACGTCTTCCGGGAGGAACTGCTGCCCCACCTACTCCCCCTGCTCAAGGGCCTCCTCTTCCACCCCGAGTGGGTGGTCAAGGAGTCGGGCATCCTGGTGCTGGGCGCCATTGCTGAGG GCTGCATGCAGGGCATGGTGCCCTACCTGCCAGAGCTGATCCCACACCTCATCCAGTGCTTATCGGACAAGAAGGCCCTGGTCCGCTCCATCGCCTGCTGGACCCTGAGCCGCTATGCCCACTGGGTGGTTAGCCAGCCCCCTGACATGCACCTCAAGCCTCTGATGACGGAGCTGCTCAAGCGCATCCTGGATGGCAACAAGAGGGTACAGGAGGCGGCCTGCAG TGCCTTCGCCaccctggaggaggaggcctgCACGGAGCTGGTGCCTTACCTCAGCTACATCCTGGACACCCTCGTTTTTGCCTTCGGCAAGTACCAGCACAAGAACCTGCTCATCCTCTACGATGCCATCGGCACCCTGGCCGACTCTGTGGGCCACCACCTCAACCAGCCG GAATACATCCAGAAGCTGATGCCTCCGCTGATCCAGAAGTGGAACGAGCTCAAGGATGAAGACAAGGACCTCTTCCCTCTGCTGGAG tgCCTGTCATCAGTGGCCACCGCCCTGCAGAGTGGCTTCCTGCCCTACTGCGAGCCCGTCTACCAGCGCTGCGTTACCCTGGTGCAGAAGACGCTGGCCCAGGCCATG ATGTACACCCAGCACCCGGAGCAGTACGAGGCCCCTGACAAGGACTTCATGATCGTGGCGCTGGACCTGCTCAGCGGCCTGGCTGAGGGCCTGGGCGGGCACGTGGAGCAGCTGGTAGCCCGCAGCAACATCATGACACTGCTCTTTCAGTGCATGCAG GACTCGATGCCTGAGGTCCGGCAGAGCTCCTTCGCCCTCCTGGGAGACCTCACGAAAGCCTGCTTCATCCATGTCAAGCCCTGTATCG CTGAGTTCATGCCCATCCTGGGCACCAACCTGAACCCCGAGTTCATCTCTGTCTGCAACAATGCCACCTGGGCCATTGGCGAGATCTGCATGCAGATGG GGGCAGAGATGCAGCCCTACGTGCAGATGGTCCTCAACAACCTGGTGGAGATCATTAACCGGCCCAACACGCCCAAGACGCTGCTGGAAAACACAG CCATCACCATCGGCCGCCTGGGCTACGTGTGCCCACAGGAGGTGGCACCCATGCTGCAGCAGTTCATCCGGCCTTG GTGCACATCCCTCAGGAACATCAGGGACAATGAGGAGAAGGACTCGGCCTTCCGAGGCATCTGCATGATGATAGGCGTCAACCCCGGGGGTGTCGTGCAG gactttattttcttctgcgACGCTGTAGCCTCCTGGGTGAGCCCGAAGGATGACCTTCGGGACATGTTTTATAAG ATTCTCCATGGCTTCAAAGACCAAGTTGGGGAGGAAAACTGGCAGCAGTTCTCAGAGCAGTTCCCGCCGCTGCTTAAGGAGAGGCTAGCTGCCTTCTACGGG GTTTCTGTCTGCGTCGTCGTCAGAGGGGTTGCTGGGGAGCGCGCTGCGTCCAGAAGTCGCCGTGCCCTGGTCGAGGGGGGTTAG
- the TNPO2 gene encoding transportin-2 isoform X1, with product MRIRRVPSPPRMARFHIPPPALPSPRLRGRGWRSWRGPRTWAGVDRRPPPVRQGRSRPATAATTSAGAQPGTHTEPLGSSADPGPYPRSSPCAMDWQPDEQGLQQVLQLLKDSQSPNTATQRIVQDKLKQLNQFPDFNNYLIFVLTRLKSEDEPTRSLSGLILKNNVKAHYQSFPPPVADFIKQECLNNIGDASSLIRATIGILITTIASKGELQMWPELLPQLCNLLNSEDYNTCEGAFGALQKICEDSSELLDSDALNRPLNIMIPKFLQFFKHCSPKIRSHAIACVNQFIMDRAQALMDNIDTFIEHLFALAVDDDPEVRKNVCRALVMLLEVRIDRLIPHMHSIIQYMLQRTQDHDENVALEACEFWLTLAEQPICKEVLASHLVQLIPILVNGMKYSEIDIILLKGDVEEDEAVPDSEQDIKPRFHKSRTVTLPHEAERPDGSEDAEDDDDDDALSDWNLRKCSAAALDVLANVFREELLPHLLPLLKGLLFHPEWVVKESGILVLGAIAEGCMQGMVPYLPELIPHLIQCLSDKKALVRSIACWTLSRYAHWVVSQPPDMHLKPLMTELLKRILDGNKRVQEAACSAFATLEEEACTELVPYLSYILDTLVFAFGKYQHKNLLILYDAIGTLADSVGHHLNQPEYIQKLMPPLIQKWNELKDEDKDLFPLLECLSSVATALQSGFLPYCEPVYQRCVTLVQKTLAQAMMYTQHPEQYEAPDKDFMIVALDLLSGLAEGLGGHVEQLVARSNIMTLLFQCMQDSMPEVRQSSFALLGDLTKACFIHVKPCIAEFMPILGTNLNPEFISVCNNATWAIGEICMQMGAEMQPYVQMVLNNLVEIINRPNTPKTLLENTGRLTSPSAIPAITIGRLGYVCPQEVAPMLQQFIRPWCTSLRNIRDNEEKDSAFRGICMMIGVNPGGVVQDFIFFCDAVASWVSPKDDLRDMFYKILHGFKDQVGEENWQQFSEQFPPLLKERLAAFYGV from the exons ATGAGGATCCGCCGGGTCCCGTCGCCACCTCGCATGGCCCGCTTCCACATACCCCCGCCCGCGCTCCCGAGCCCGCGACTGCGCGGCCGTGGATGGCGCAGCTGGCGGGGACCCCGCACTTGGGCGGGCGTGGATCGGCGGCCTCCCCCTGTCCGCCAAGGACGCTCCCGCCCTGCTACTGCCGCCACCACCTCTGCGGGGGCTCAGCCTGGGACTCACACGGAGCCCCTGGGATCCAGCGCTGATCCTGGCCCCTACCCCCGCAGTTCACCTTGCGCCATGGACTGGCAGCCAGACGAGCAGGGCCTGCAGCAGGTCCTGCAGCTGCTCAAAGACTCGCAGTCGCCCAACACAGCCACGCAGCGCATCGTGCAGGAt AAACTCAAACAACTGAACCAGTTTCCCGACTTCAACAACTACCTGATATTCGTCCTGACCAGACTCAAGTCGGAAG ATGAGCCAACTCGCTCTCTCAGTGGCCTGATCCTCAAGAACAACGTGAAGGCACACTACCAGAGCTTTCCACCACCTGTGGCCGACTTCATCAAACAGGAATGTCTCAACAACATCGGTGATGCCTCCTCGCTCATCCGGGCCACCATAG GCATTCTCATCACCACCATCGCTTCCAAGGGCGAGCTGCAGATGTGGCCCGAGCTGCTGCCCCAGCTGTGCAACCTACTCAACTCGGAGGATTACAACACTTGTGAG GGAGCCTTCGGAGCCCTGCAGAAGATCTGCGAAGACTCATCCGAACTTCTGGACAGCGATGCCCTCAACAGGCCCCTCAACATCATGATTCCCAAGTTCCTACAGTTCTTCAAGCACTGCAGCCCCAAGATCCG GTCCCATGCCATCGCCTGTGTGAATCAGTTTATCATGGACCGGGCCCAGGCACTGATGGACAACATCGACACCTTCATCGAG CATCTGTTCGCCCTGGCTGTGGATGATGACCCTGAGGTGCGGAAGAACGTGTGCCGTGCACTGGTGATGCTGCTGGAAGTGCGCATCGACAGGCTCATCCCCCACATGCACAGCATTATCCAG tACATGCTGCAGAGGACCCAGGACCACGATGAGAACGTGGCCCTTGAGGCCTGCGAGTTCTGGCTGACACTGGCCGAGCAGCCCATCTGCAAGGAAGTCCTGGCCTCCCACCTGGTCCA GTTGATCCCTATCCTGGTAAACGGGATGAAGTACTCAGAAATCGACATCATCCTGCTCAAG GGGGATGTGGAGGAGGATGAGGCCGTCCCCGACAGCGAGCAGGATATCAAGCCACGTTTCCATAAGTCACGCACGGTGACGCTGCCCCATGAGGCTGAGCGGCCTGATGGCTCTGAGGATGCAGaggatgatgatgacgatgatgctTTGTCCGACTGGAATCTGA ggAAGTGCTCGGCGGCTGCACTGGACGTCCTGGCTAACGTCTTCCGGGAGGAACTGCTGCCCCACCTACTCCCCCTGCTCAAGGGCCTCCTCTTCCACCCCGAGTGGGTGGTCAAGGAGTCGGGCATCCTGGTGCTGGGCGCCATTGCTGAGG GCTGCATGCAGGGCATGGTGCCCTACCTGCCAGAGCTGATCCCACACCTCATCCAGTGCTTATCGGACAAGAAGGCCCTGGTCCGCTCCATCGCCTGCTGGACCCTGAGCCGCTATGCCCACTGGGTGGTTAGCCAGCCCCCTGACATGCACCTCAAGCCTCTGATGACGGAGCTGCTCAAGCGCATCCTGGATGGCAACAAGAGGGTACAGGAGGCGGCCTGCAG TGCCTTCGCCaccctggaggaggaggcctgCACGGAGCTGGTGCCTTACCTCAGCTACATCCTGGACACCCTCGTTTTTGCCTTCGGCAAGTACCAGCACAAGAACCTGCTCATCCTCTACGATGCCATCGGCACCCTGGCCGACTCTGTGGGCCACCACCTCAACCAGCCG GAATACATCCAGAAGCTGATGCCTCCGCTGATCCAGAAGTGGAACGAGCTCAAGGATGAAGACAAGGACCTCTTCCCTCTGCTGGAG tgCCTGTCATCAGTGGCCACCGCCCTGCAGAGTGGCTTCCTGCCCTACTGCGAGCCCGTCTACCAGCGCTGCGTTACCCTGGTGCAGAAGACGCTGGCCCAGGCCATG ATGTACACCCAGCACCCGGAGCAGTACGAGGCCCCTGACAAGGACTTCATGATCGTGGCGCTGGACCTGCTCAGCGGCCTGGCTGAGGGCCTGGGCGGGCACGTGGAGCAGCTGGTAGCCCGCAGCAACATCATGACACTGCTCTTTCAGTGCATGCAG GACTCGATGCCTGAGGTCCGGCAGAGCTCCTTCGCCCTCCTGGGAGACCTCACGAAAGCCTGCTTCATCCATGTCAAGCCCTGTATCG CTGAGTTCATGCCCATCCTGGGCACCAACCTGAACCCCGAGTTCATCTCTGTCTGCAACAATGCCACCTGGGCCATTGGCGAGATCTGCATGCAGATGG GGGCAGAGATGCAGCCCTACGTGCAGATGGTCCTCAACAACCTGGTGGAGATCATTAACCGGCCCAACACGCCCAAGACGCTGCTGGAAAACACAG GTCGCCTGACGAGTCCCTCTGCCATTCCAGCCATCACCATCGGCCGCCTGGGCTACGTGTGCCCACAGGAGGTGGCACCCATGCTGCAGCAGTTCATCCGGCCTTG GTGCACATCCCTCAGGAACATCAGGGACAATGAGGAGAAGGACTCGGCCTTCCGAGGCATCTGCATGATGATAGGCGTCAACCCCGGGGGTGTCGTGCAG gactttattttcttctgcgACGCTGTAGCCTCCTGGGTGAGCCCGAAGGATGACCTTCGGGACATGTTTTATAAG ATTCTCCATGGCTTCAAAGACCAAGTTGGGGAGGAAAACTGGCAGCAGTTCTCAGAGCAGTTCCCGCCGCTGCTTAAGGAGAGGCTAGCTGCCTTCTACGGGGTCTAG
- the TNPO2 gene encoding transportin-2 isoform X2: MRIRRVPSPPRMARFHIPPPALPSPRLRGRGWRSWRGPRTWAGVDRRPPPVRQGRSRPATAATTSAGAQPGTHTEPLGSSADPGPYPRSSPCAMDWQPDEQGLQQVLQLLKDSQSPNTATQRIVQDKLKQLNQFPDFNNYLIFVLTRLKSEDEPTRSLSGLILKNNVKAHYQSFPPPVADFIKQECLNNIGDASSLIRATIGILITTIASKGELQMWPELLPQLCNLLNSEDYNTCEGAFGALQKICEDSSELLDSDALNRPLNIMIPKFLQFFKHCSPKIRSHAIACVNQFIMDRAQALMDNIDTFIEHLFALAVDDDPEVRKNVCRALVMLLEVRIDRLIPHMHSIIQYMLQRTQDHDENVALEACEFWLTLAEQPICKEVLASHLVQLIPILVNGMKYSEIDIILLKGDVEEDEAVPDSEQDIKPRFHKSRTVTLPHEAERPDGSEDAEDDDDDDALSDWNLRKCSAAALDVLANVFREELLPHLLPLLKGLLFHPEWVVKESGILVLGAIAEGCMQGMVPYLPELIPHLIQCLSDKKALVRSIACWTLSRYAHWVVSQPPDMHLKPLMTELLKRILDGNKRVQEAACSAFATLEEEACTELVPYLSYILDTLVFAFGKYQHKNLLILYDAIGTLADSVGHHLNQPEYIQKLMPPLIQKWNELKDEDKDLFPLLECLSSVATALQSGFLPYCEPVYQRCVTLVQKTLAQAMMYTQHPEQYEAPDKDFMIVALDLLSGLAEGLGGHVEQLVARSNIMTLLFQCMQDSMPEVRQSSFALLGDLTKACFIHVKPCIAEFMPILGTNLNPEFISVCNNATWAIGEICMQMGAEMQPYVQMVLNNLVEIINRPNTPKTLLENTAITIGRLGYVCPQEVAPMLQQFIRPWCTSLRNIRDNEEKDSAFRGICMMIGVNPGGVVQDFIFFCDAVASWVSPKDDLRDMFYKILHGFKDQVGEENWQQFSEQFPPLLKERLAAFYGV; this comes from the exons ATGAGGATCCGCCGGGTCCCGTCGCCACCTCGCATGGCCCGCTTCCACATACCCCCGCCCGCGCTCCCGAGCCCGCGACTGCGCGGCCGTGGATGGCGCAGCTGGCGGGGACCCCGCACTTGGGCGGGCGTGGATCGGCGGCCTCCCCCTGTCCGCCAAGGACGCTCCCGCCCTGCTACTGCCGCCACCACCTCTGCGGGGGCTCAGCCTGGGACTCACACGGAGCCCCTGGGATCCAGCGCTGATCCTGGCCCCTACCCCCGCAGTTCACCTTGCGCCATGGACTGGCAGCCAGACGAGCAGGGCCTGCAGCAGGTCCTGCAGCTGCTCAAAGACTCGCAGTCGCCCAACACAGCCACGCAGCGCATCGTGCAGGAt AAACTCAAACAACTGAACCAGTTTCCCGACTTCAACAACTACCTGATATTCGTCCTGACCAGACTCAAGTCGGAAG ATGAGCCAACTCGCTCTCTCAGTGGCCTGATCCTCAAGAACAACGTGAAGGCACACTACCAGAGCTTTCCACCACCTGTGGCCGACTTCATCAAACAGGAATGTCTCAACAACATCGGTGATGCCTCCTCGCTCATCCGGGCCACCATAG GCATTCTCATCACCACCATCGCTTCCAAGGGCGAGCTGCAGATGTGGCCCGAGCTGCTGCCCCAGCTGTGCAACCTACTCAACTCGGAGGATTACAACACTTGTGAG GGAGCCTTCGGAGCCCTGCAGAAGATCTGCGAAGACTCATCCGAACTTCTGGACAGCGATGCCCTCAACAGGCCCCTCAACATCATGATTCCCAAGTTCCTACAGTTCTTCAAGCACTGCAGCCCCAAGATCCG GTCCCATGCCATCGCCTGTGTGAATCAGTTTATCATGGACCGGGCCCAGGCACTGATGGACAACATCGACACCTTCATCGAG CATCTGTTCGCCCTGGCTGTGGATGATGACCCTGAGGTGCGGAAGAACGTGTGCCGTGCACTGGTGATGCTGCTGGAAGTGCGCATCGACAGGCTCATCCCCCACATGCACAGCATTATCCAG tACATGCTGCAGAGGACCCAGGACCACGATGAGAACGTGGCCCTTGAGGCCTGCGAGTTCTGGCTGACACTGGCCGAGCAGCCCATCTGCAAGGAAGTCCTGGCCTCCCACCTGGTCCA GTTGATCCCTATCCTGGTAAACGGGATGAAGTACTCAGAAATCGACATCATCCTGCTCAAG GGGGATGTGGAGGAGGATGAGGCCGTCCCCGACAGCGAGCAGGATATCAAGCCACGTTTCCATAAGTCACGCACGGTGACGCTGCCCCATGAGGCTGAGCGGCCTGATGGCTCTGAGGATGCAGaggatgatgatgacgatgatgctTTGTCCGACTGGAATCTGA ggAAGTGCTCGGCGGCTGCACTGGACGTCCTGGCTAACGTCTTCCGGGAGGAACTGCTGCCCCACCTACTCCCCCTGCTCAAGGGCCTCCTCTTCCACCCCGAGTGGGTGGTCAAGGAGTCGGGCATCCTGGTGCTGGGCGCCATTGCTGAGG GCTGCATGCAGGGCATGGTGCCCTACCTGCCAGAGCTGATCCCACACCTCATCCAGTGCTTATCGGACAAGAAGGCCCTGGTCCGCTCCATCGCCTGCTGGACCCTGAGCCGCTATGCCCACTGGGTGGTTAGCCAGCCCCCTGACATGCACCTCAAGCCTCTGATGACGGAGCTGCTCAAGCGCATCCTGGATGGCAACAAGAGGGTACAGGAGGCGGCCTGCAG TGCCTTCGCCaccctggaggaggaggcctgCACGGAGCTGGTGCCTTACCTCAGCTACATCCTGGACACCCTCGTTTTTGCCTTCGGCAAGTACCAGCACAAGAACCTGCTCATCCTCTACGATGCCATCGGCACCCTGGCCGACTCTGTGGGCCACCACCTCAACCAGCCG GAATACATCCAGAAGCTGATGCCTCCGCTGATCCAGAAGTGGAACGAGCTCAAGGATGAAGACAAGGACCTCTTCCCTCTGCTGGAG tgCCTGTCATCAGTGGCCACCGCCCTGCAGAGTGGCTTCCTGCCCTACTGCGAGCCCGTCTACCAGCGCTGCGTTACCCTGGTGCAGAAGACGCTGGCCCAGGCCATG ATGTACACCCAGCACCCGGAGCAGTACGAGGCCCCTGACAAGGACTTCATGATCGTGGCGCTGGACCTGCTCAGCGGCCTGGCTGAGGGCCTGGGCGGGCACGTGGAGCAGCTGGTAGCCCGCAGCAACATCATGACACTGCTCTTTCAGTGCATGCAG GACTCGATGCCTGAGGTCCGGCAGAGCTCCTTCGCCCTCCTGGGAGACCTCACGAAAGCCTGCTTCATCCATGTCAAGCCCTGTATCG CTGAGTTCATGCCCATCCTGGGCACCAACCTGAACCCCGAGTTCATCTCTGTCTGCAACAATGCCACCTGGGCCATTGGCGAGATCTGCATGCAGATGG GGGCAGAGATGCAGCCCTACGTGCAGATGGTCCTCAACAACCTGGTGGAGATCATTAACCGGCCCAACACGCCCAAGACGCTGCTGGAAAACACAG CCATCACCATCGGCCGCCTGGGCTACGTGTGCCCACAGGAGGTGGCACCCATGCTGCAGCAGTTCATCCGGCCTTG GTGCACATCCCTCAGGAACATCAGGGACAATGAGGAGAAGGACTCGGCCTTCCGAGGCATCTGCATGATGATAGGCGTCAACCCCGGGGGTGTCGTGCAG gactttattttcttctgcgACGCTGTAGCCTCCTGGGTGAGCCCGAAGGATGACCTTCGGGACATGTTTTATAAG ATTCTCCATGGCTTCAAAGACCAAGTTGGGGAGGAAAACTGGCAGCAGTTCTCAGAGCAGTTCCCGCCGCTGCTTAAGGAGAGGCTAGCTGCCTTCTACGGGGTCTAG